In bacterium, one genomic interval encodes:
- a CDS encoding sigma 54-interacting transcriptional regulator — protein sequence MGAWNILHRAGSGSTSEVYRAVEPGGLEVALKVLRGRGAFDLEAFESQARLLTRLRHPSVVPVLGFRRRSEDIFGEDRGPCFWMEYVEGEDLLSAARKADPGQILKWFREAVEALDFVHGQGVVHGDLSPQNLRIDSEGRLKILDFSVLPGDAAFADLATLPYMAPERIDGRLTPASDLFSLGTILYEALAGRHPRAGCRSVTELIRKRPPALAEIKPLAPEHAVAGRVIDRMIAADPKERFAAAASVRIALDGGTVAESAGPVAEDFSPVKMVGAERAFAAMTSILETIPKKSAAVAVHGPSGTGKTRFVREAAFEAAVRGIAVREWHGLHQADAGTRGRVLTALRVLPETGVVLMLTWDDEDLPGDAKRFFEAILAEGLAHDVALDNLTQDDSVRLVEGFLDPEASRGLIDAVFVKTRGNPERILALLKILSEEGKIRDRALLPGWRDLLRRDEPREIEPGDPVALSRFLREKINRLNAAGRYEDGLKSADRWFALQAADEPLPLKTAKYWFITGWGHHNLGHPEEAEKRLRRCLRESEAHRGDSEIAGLLARSHSLLGLVALNRGDGSSAIAEFEAALSLQPENDPVRAETYRNLARALAAAQDFARAKGFLEQAKALYREAGRDEGLFWTLQEEGNLDLSRRDFEAAFGAYQAAESLAKASGSDLRLAIAWNNLGLVERERGHLGPALDHLHKARDTLRFLGNANDVAHNLKELVLAEAAVGRWARAEAFLKKLRGMRTSVPEAEAFVRDAGAALRDLREGGTAETAESLQTLFNALPPELQVTFVDRGDWRRHLSKTPKEREVPMSPLLPLHEVLSSLTRLNEELLAADEIPGVLEKLMDAAMALARAESGFLVLRSDVPDGPIPGYEVTVSRNVAKQEIQTDLYTFSLSAVRRALQTGEAVVTDNALLDPLFREARSVHLRQLKSLVALPVKGKEEILGVFYLDHRFEEGLFEGDLLEVLKAFASVAALALQKGRMIDALSRNNRELSDRVRAQTRELSRSRMILKNEYSDIVGRSPKMIEVLSLVDRITEAKVPVWIFGESGTGKEAVARALHFNGPRAKKPFVTENCSALPESLLESELFGHKKGAFTHAVADKKGILQYTDGGTIFLDEIADMSLALQAKLLRFLQEGEIRPVGSTEVVKVDVRVVSASNKDLAALVAEGKFREDLFYRLNGVTVTLPPLRERMEDLPLLAEHFLKKHGARLDADALRVFMNYAWPGNIRELQNTLETAVLFAEKGVISIRSLQFKPVLTSGGGSPARPRLSAVLSKAVSEARAEGNTDPILEETLCAIRDNAYHKGHAAEALGITRRALYARLQKHGIRTDAKSLKAEVDRRLGAAG from the coding sequence ATGGGGGCCTGGAACATCCTTCATAGGGCCGGATCGGGCTCCACTTCGGAGGTCTACCGGGCCGTCGAGCCCGGTGGCCTTGAGGTGGCCCTCAAGGTCTTGAGGGGTCGCGGCGCCTTCGACTTGGAGGCCTTCGAGAGTCAGGCCCGGCTCCTCACCCGACTCCGGCACCCGAGCGTCGTGCCCGTCCTGGGGTTTCGGAGACGAAGCGAAGACATCTTCGGCGAGGATCGCGGGCCCTGCTTTTGGATGGAATACGTCGAGGGAGAGGATCTCCTTTCCGCCGCCCGCAAAGCGGATCCCGGCCAAATCCTCAAGTGGTTTCGAGAGGCGGTCGAGGCCCTGGATTTTGTCCACGGACAGGGCGTCGTCCACGGCGATCTTTCGCCCCAAAACCTTCGCATCGATTCGGAGGGACGCCTGAAGATCCTGGACTTCAGCGTCCTGCCGGGCGACGCCGCCTTCGCGGACCTCGCCACCCTCCCCTACATGGCGCCCGAACGGATCGACGGACGGCTGACACCCGCGAGCGACCTTTTTTCCCTCGGGACGATTCTTTACGAGGCCCTGGCGGGACGGCATCCGCGCGCCGGGTGCCGGAGCGTGACGGAGCTCATCCGGAAGAGGCCTCCCGCCCTGGCGGAGATCAAACCCCTCGCGCCGGAACACGCCGTCGCCGGTCGCGTCATCGACCGGATGATCGCCGCCGATCCAAAGGAGCGATTTGCGGCCGCGGCCTCCGTACGGATCGCCCTGGACGGAGGGACGGTCGCGGAGTCCGCGGGGCCCGTCGCCGAGGACTTCTCCCCCGTGAAGATGGTCGGGGCCGAACGGGCCTTCGCGGCGATGACGTCGATTCTGGAGACGATTCCGAAAAAATCGGCGGCGGTCGCCGTGCACGGGCCGTCGGGGACGGGAAAGACGCGCTTCGTCCGCGAGGCCGCGTTCGAGGCGGCGGTCCGGGGGATCGCCGTGCGGGAATGGCACGGCCTTCACCAGGCGGACGCCGGGACGCGCGGTCGTGTCCTGACCGCCCTCCGCGTCTTGCCCGAGACCGGGGTGGTCTTGATGTTGACGTGGGACGACGAGGACCTTCCGGGCGACGCGAAGCGGTTTTTCGAGGCGATTCTGGCCGAAGGGCTCGCGCACGATGTGGCCTTGGACAATCTCACGCAAGACGACTCCGTTCGTCTCGTGGAAGGCTTTCTGGACCCGGAGGCCTCGCGCGGCCTCATCGACGCCGTCTTCGTCAAGACGCGCGGGAATCCCGAAAGGATCCTGGCCCTCCTGAAGATACTCTCGGAGGAAGGAAAGATCCGGGACCGCGCCCTCCTCCCCGGCTGGCGGGACTTGTTGAGAAGAGACGAGCCCAGGGAGATCGAGCCCGGGGACCCCGTCGCGCTCTCGCGTTTTCTCCGTGAAAAGATCAACCGCCTGAATGCGGCCGGGCGCTACGAAGACGGACTCAAGTCCGCCGACCGCTGGTTCGCCCTGCAAGCGGCCGACGAACCCCTCCCCCTCAAGACGGCCAAGTACTGGTTCATCACCGGTTGGGGGCACCACAACCTGGGGCATCCGGAAGAAGCCGAAAAACGCCTCAGGCGGTGTCTCCGAGAAAGTGAAGCCCACCGGGGCGATTCGGAGATCGCGGGGTTGCTCGCCCGCTCGCATTCCCTCTTGGGACTCGTCGCCCTGAACCGGGGAGACGGATCCTCCGCGATTGCGGAATTCGAGGCCGCCCTGAGCCTCCAACCCGAAAATGACCCTGTCCGCGCGGAGACGTACCGGAACCTGGCCCGGGCCCTTGCCGCCGCTCAGGATTTTGCGAGGGCCAAGGGCTTCTTGGAGCAGGCGAAGGCCCTCTATCGGGAGGCCGGACGCGACGAAGGTCTTTTCTGGACCCTTCAAGAGGAGGGCAATCTCGACTTGAGCCGGAGGGATTTCGAGGCGGCGTTCGGGGCCTACCAAGCGGCGGAATCCCTGGCGAAGGCGTCGGGCTCCGACTTAAGGCTTGCGATCGCCTGGAACAACCTGGGTCTCGTGGAGCGGGAGCGCGGACACCTCGGCCCCGCCCTCGACCACTTGCACAAGGCCCGCGACACCCTCCGCTTTCTCGGCAACGCAAACGACGTCGCCCACAACCTGAAGGAGCTCGTCCTGGCCGAGGCCGCGGTGGGCCGTTGGGCCCGGGCGGAAGCCTTTTTGAAAAAGCTTCGCGGGATGCGGACGTCCGTCCCCGAGGCCGAGGCCTTCGTGCGGGATGCCGGGGCCGCCCTCCGCGACCTGCGCGAGGGCGGAACCGCCGAGACCGCCGAGTCTCTCCAGACGCTTTTCAACGCCCTGCCGCCTGAGCTCCAGGTGACGTTCGTCGACCGGGGCGACTGGCGCCGGCATTTGTCGAAAACACCGAAGGAACGGGAGGTCCCCATGTCCCCCTTGCTGCCGCTTCACGAAGTCTTAAGCTCGCTCACGCGGCTCAATGAAGAACTCCTGGCCGCCGACGAGATCCCCGGCGTCTTGGAAAAACTCATGGACGCCGCCATGGCGCTCGCGCGCGCCGAGAGCGGGTTCCTCGTCCTGCGTAGCGACGTTCCGGACGGTCCGATACCGGGATACGAGGTGACCGTGAGCCGGAACGTCGCGAAGCAGGAGATTCAGACGGACCTCTACACCTTCAGCCTCTCGGCCGTGCGGCGCGCCCTCCAAACGGGCGAGGCGGTGGTGACGGACAACGCGCTCCTGGACCCGCTCTTCCGAGAGGCCCGGAGCGTCCATTTGAGGCAGCTCAAGTCGTTGGTCGCCCTGCCCGTCAAAGGGAAGGAAGAGATCCTCGGCGTCTTTTATTTGGATCATCGTTTCGAGGAGGGTCTCTTCGAGGGAGATCTTTTGGAAGTCCTCAAGGCCTTCGCCTCGGTCGCCGCGCTGGCCCTCCAAAAGGGCCGGATGATCGACGCCTTGAGCCGGAACAACCGCGAGCTGTCGGACCGGGTCCGGGCGCAAACCCGCGAACTCTCCCGGTCGCGGATGATCCTGAAGAACGAATACAGCGACATCGTCGGCCGCTCGCCCAAGATGATCGAGGTTCTGTCGCTGGTGGACAGGATCACGGAGGCCAAGGTGCCAGTCTGGATCTTCGGCGAATCCGGCACGGGCAAGGAGGCGGTCGCGCGCGCCCTCCACTTCAACGGCCCGCGCGCCAAGAAGCCCTTCGTGACGGAAAATTGCAGCGCCCTCCCCGAGAGCCTTTTGGAATCCGAACTTTTCGGACACAAGAAGGGGGCCTTTACGCACGCCGTCGCCGACAAGAAGGGCATCCTCCAATACACCGACGGCGGGACGATTTTTTTGGATGAGATCGCCGACATGAGCCTGGCCCTTCAGGCGAAGCTGCTTCGCTTCCTGCAGGAGGGGGAAATCCGTCCGGTCGGTTCGACGGAGGTGGTCAAGGTGGACGTCCGGGTCGTCTCGGCCTCCAACAAGGACTTGGCGGCCCTCGTGGCCGAGGGAAAATTCCGGGAGGATTTATTCTACCGGTTGAACGGCGTGACGGTGACCCTCCCTCCCCTCCGCGAACGCATGGAGGACCTGCCCCTCCTGGCCGAACATTTTTTGAAAAAGCACGGGGCGCGTCTGGACGCCGACGCCCTGCGCGTCTTCATGAACTACGCCTGGCCCGGCAACATCCGCGAGCTTCAGAACACCTTGGAGACGGCGGTGCTCTTCGCCGAGAAGGGCGTGATCTCGATCCGCTCGCTTCAATTCAAGCCCGTCCTCACCTCGGGCGGCGGCTCGCCCGCGCGGCCACGGTTGTCCGCGGTTCTCTCGAA